A window of Candidatus Hepatobacter penaei genomic DNA:
GTCAGAAGAGAGTGAACTTAGGAATGTGTTTATCATCAGAAAAGGGCGGTGTGGTAGGGCTTTAATAGTGCACCCTTTTCATTGAGGGGGCTCAAACACTCTGCATTGTAAACAATGTTCTTTATTGACAAAAAAATATATTGTTTTGTTTTTGAGATGCAAAAAATGAAGCAATTTCTTTCTACCGTCTCTCTTTTCCTTGCGAGTCACACAGTCTCTATGGCGGCTGTGCCAGGCGATGGGCCTCATGACGATGCGTCTGGCCTGTCATCCGCAATAACCACGGCGTCTCAGGATGATACCTCGCCATGGCGTGCTATTCTCATGGCAAAACGTCGCCGCGCCCCTAAGGACTGGTCTGAGATGAAGCAGATCAAAGCGTGTGCCGCCGGTCTACGCATCACTTGGGGGCTGCGCAAAAAAAGATTAAGCTCTGCAGAAGAGGAAGCCCCCCCCAAAGAGGAGTGCGCCCCCTTCTATTCTTTTGATGGCACGATCATTCACATGGGTCTTCCCTCTGTCTCTCCAAATTTGGTTACGCTCGATGTAGACAAAGAACCTCTTCTCAAAGAGGCCATGGCCGCACAGAAATGGAGCACCTTTTATGATGCCATCCGCAATTTTACAATGGATCAGCATGGCCCAGGTGGCGAAAATGAGGCCGATTTTTACATATCTCTGTCCCTTCAGTCCCCCTATTTTCTGCCAAATGCCTCTCTCAAGGGTGTGGGTGAATGCTTCGCCTACCAGGTCTCACCTGGTGTAGATTGGCAAGCTCTCAAATTACCTGATGTTGAAGACTACATATTCGAAAATGCAGGCGTCATATGGAGTCTCCCTTATGCATCATACATGCAATTTACGAAAACAACCTACGTGCTCACGTACCAAAACATCCGTCCTCTGCCAAGAAGAGGAAGGCGTTGTCCCACAACACTTTTCCACGCCGGAAACAATGAGCAAACGATTGAGGTAGAGAGAAGCCAACCTTATCTTTT
This region includes:
- a CDS encoding F-box protein — translated: MKQFLSTVSLFLASHTVSMAAVPGDGPHDDASGLSSAITTASQDDTSPWRAILMAKRRRAPKDWSEMKQIKACAAGLRITWGLRKKRLSSAEEEAPPKEECAPFYSFDGTIIHMGLPSVSPNLVTLDVDKEPLLKEAMAAQKWSTFYDAIRNFTMDQHGPGGENEADFYISLSLQSPYFLPNASLKGVGECFAYQVSPGVDWQALKLPDVEDYIFENAGVIWSLPYASYMQFTKTTYVLTYQNIRPLPRRGRRCPTTLFHAGNNEQTIEVERSQPYLLRLGFWDDILDDHPFLIPQGHQKPFRFTFFPSDGQAKGAPEIQGPCQANTHNTQKRTLCDLPPGLIQGYIISYLDLGSLVQLRQTCTYMRDCVDEVARDAFVYSPALFSWKSKDTYQSVTRTILGNNPMHLTCGFLSPHGILRREEPLTVEIEVRHIPILNIGSIFCSVSDLTLLIKAGASETPFAKVTGLFCADYGELNCNQYIAAISGIVDENIRRYFRLTQQHRAEREAAEQASIHLASTHLDGDMKGNPEAGPCT